The following are encoded together in the Arcticibacterium luteifluviistationis genome:
- a CDS encoding DUF2975 domain-containing protein: protein MSNSDTLVFKALKIVAWVIFVGLCIEAGGLLVNFVFSIYSPAFVENLYQKLDLSGIYSQSKWAFFSMYSFILVIAFLKAYLFYILIKLVSNFDLAKPFNEFVSEQISQISYYTFSIGLLSYLARQSAKSLNHQGFVTDSLNPFWADSQAFILMAAVVYIIALIFKRGIAIQNENDLTV, encoded by the coding sequence ATGTCAAACAGCGATACTTTAGTTTTTAAAGCTCTTAAAATTGTGGCTTGGGTAATCTTCGTGGGCTTATGTATAGAAGCTGGAGGTTTACTGGTCAATTTTGTTTTCAGTATCTATAGTCCCGCCTTTGTTGAAAACTTATATCAGAAACTCGACCTAAGCGGCATTTATTCTCAGAGTAAATGGGCATTTTTCAGCATGTATAGTTTTATCTTGGTGATAGCATTTTTAAAAGCTTACCTCTTTTATATTCTTATCAAGCTTGTCAGCAATTTTGATTTGGCCAAACCTTTCAATGAATTCGTGTCGGAGCAGATATCACAAATCAGCTACTACACTTTTTCCATAGGGCTATTAAGTTACCTAGCCAGACAGTCCGCCAAAAGTTTAAATCATCAGGGTTTTGTAACAGACAGTCTTAATCCATTTTGGGCCGATAGCCAAGCATTTATACTAATGGCAGCAGTGGTTTATATTATTGCCCTTATTTTCAAAAGAGGGATAGCTATTCAAAACGAAAACGATTTAACTGTATAA
- a CDS encoding helix-turn-helix domain-containing protein, protein MPIIVNLDVMMAKRKLSLNELSERVGVTLSNLSILKTGKAKAVRFSTLEAICKALDCQPGDLLEFTSEE, encoded by the coding sequence ATGCCAATCATTGTAAACTTAGACGTGATGATGGCGAAGCGAAAACTCTCTCTGAACGAACTTTCAGAAAGAGTTGGTGTCACATTATCAAACCTCTCCATCTTAAAAACAGGTAAAGCTAAAGCAGTACGTTTTAGTACTTTAGAAGCCATTTGTAAAGCTCTAGACTGCCAACCAGGTGACCTTTTAGAATTCACAAGTGAGGAATAG
- a CDS encoding Crp/Fnr family transcriptional regulator, with translation MKNLLNYIESRFPITADDISLLEKCLIVENVPAHTKLLEAGNVERYLYFLNTGIVKGYQNVDGKLVIQHLVPEQDFFTALDSFMSETPSVEYYETVSDCNLIKISKPDFDLLQESSSFFSEFVNTVTNEHLSCKLERVKDFQVLTAKERYVKFMNQHPKLALNVSVENIASFLGMEPQSLSRIRKQIAF, from the coding sequence ATGAAAAACCTACTAAACTACATTGAATCACGATTTCCTATCACAGCTGACGACATTAGTTTGCTGGAAAAATGTTTGATTGTGGAAAATGTCCCGGCACACACCAAGCTTTTAGAAGCAGGGAATGTAGAGCGGTATCTTTATTTTTTGAATACCGGAATTGTAAAAGGTTATCAAAATGTAGATGGTAAATTAGTCATTCAGCATCTAGTTCCTGAGCAAGACTTTTTCACAGCTTTGGATAGTTTTATGAGCGAAACGCCATCCGTAGAATATTATGAAACAGTTTCAGATTGTAATCTGATTAAGATATCCAAGCCTGATTTTGACCTACTTCAAGAAAGCAGCAGCTTCTTTAGTGAATTTGTAAATACGGTGACCAATGAACACTTAAGTTGCAAACTGGAACGTGTTAAAGACTTTCAGGTTTTAACGGCTAAAGAGCGGTATGTCAAGTTTATGAATCAGCATCCTAAATTGGCTTTGAATGTTTCGGTAGAAAACATTGCTTCATTCTTAGGCATGGAACCACAGTCTTTGAGTAGAATACGCAAGCAAATCGCTTTCTAA
- a CDS encoding NAD-dependent epimerase/dehydratase family protein: MSIEISLVTGANGHLGNNLVRLLLSKNHTVRASVRNIDNQEAFNGLACEVVQADITDRASLKKAFKGVTNLYAVGANFSMWAKNPKVEIYDNNVQGTQNVFEIAKECGIKNIVYVSSVASLDFTKLPANVDNGYNQDRRNWYYNSKNDSDKLAIELGEKYGIRTVVVLPSAMIGRVAHKLSYTNGLVKQILDGEIPVDTNVTLNWIDVKDVALGAYQAMLKGRKGERYILANEQHTSLQESVKIAAESYPELKLKTPKKVPKCVLYTVAGLMEFGSKITGKEPQLQRHYVDMFYGLKQDYDISKSKQELGFKPKLSKEALIEAMTYLKNDWKKV; the protein is encoded by the coding sequence ATGAGCATAGAAATATCATTGGTAACAGGAGCAAACGGACACTTAGGAAACAACTTGGTAAGGTTGTTACTTTCAAAAAATCATACAGTAAGAGCAAGCGTCAGAAACATAGATAATCAAGAAGCTTTTAATGGTTTAGCATGTGAAGTGGTACAGGCAGATATTACCGATAGAGCATCGCTAAAAAAAGCATTTAAAGGCGTGACAAACTTATACGCCGTAGGAGCGAATTTCAGCATGTGGGCTAAAAACCCCAAAGTTGAAATATATGACAATAATGTACAAGGCACTCAAAATGTATTTGAAATAGCCAAAGAATGTGGCATTAAAAACATTGTATATGTAAGTTCTGTAGCCTCTTTAGACTTTACCAAATTGCCGGCGAATGTTGACAATGGCTATAACCAAGACCGTAGAAACTGGTATTACAACTCCAAAAATGATTCTGATAAACTTGCGATAGAATTAGGGGAAAAATATGGCATCAGAACCGTGGTAGTATTACCATCGGCCATGATAGGCCGCGTGGCTCATAAACTTAGCTACACCAATGGCCTCGTGAAACAAATATTAGATGGTGAAATTCCTGTAGATACCAATGTTACCTTGAATTGGATAGATGTTAAAGATGTGGCTTTGGGTGCATACCAAGCCATGCTAAAAGGTAGAAAAGGCGAACGCTATATTCTTGCCAACGAACAGCATACTTCTTTACAAGAAAGTGTAAAAATAGCCGCTGAAAGCTATCCAGAATTAAAACTAAAAACACCTAAAAAAGTGCCTAAATGTGTGCTTTACACCGTAGCTGGCTTGATGGAGTTTGGAAGTAAAATAACGGGCAAAGAACCACAACTTCAACGTCATTATGTGGACATGTTTTATGGACTGAAGCAAGATTACGATATCAGCAAATCAAAACAAGAGTTAGGTTTCAAACCGAAATTATCTAAAGAAGCATTAATAGAAGCAATGACCTATCTGAAGAATGATTGGAAAAAGGTGTAA
- a CDS encoding O-methyltransferase — protein MVADFLKHAFKATNEHGLHSPFLFEFYRDVIKDKSLPFDDADIVKLRKELLTDQREIKINDLGAGSKHSNKSHKKVADIAKTAKKSKKWAGILARIIAKYDYKTVVEFGTSLGLTTAMLAKATQYGKVYTFEGCANTLTVAKEGFQTLGLNNVTPLLGDIDDSLQNCSSQLPSLDFVFFDANHQYEPTMRYFKRCLEKSHENSCFVFDDIYWSEGMKKAWEEIKAHPQVTISLDFFQLGIVFFRKNQPKQSFVLRG, from the coding sequence ATGGTTGCCGATTTTCTGAAACATGCTTTCAAAGCTACTAACGAGCATGGTCTTCACTCTCCTTTTTTGTTTGAGTTTTACAGAGATGTTATAAAAGACAAGTCATTGCCTTTTGATGATGCGGATATTGTAAAACTGAGGAAAGAGCTGCTAACCGACCAAAGAGAAATTAAAATTAATGATTTGGGTGCAGGCTCAAAACACTCTAATAAAAGCCATAAAAAGGTAGCTGATATAGCCAAGACAGCTAAAAAGTCTAAGAAATGGGCTGGTATACTGGCTAGAATAATAGCTAAGTATGATTACAAGACCGTGGTGGAGTTTGGGACCTCATTAGGACTAACTACCGCCATGCTGGCAAAAGCTACCCAATACGGCAAAGTATATACATTTGAAGGCTGTGCTAATACCTTAACAGTGGCAAAGGAAGGCTTTCAAACATTGGGCTTAAATAATGTTACGCCACTTTTAGGTGATATTGACGATTCATTACAGAATTGTTCTAGCCAACTTCCTTCTTTAGATTTTGTATTTTTTGATGCCAATCATCAATATGAACCTACCATGCGTTATTTCAAACGCTGTTTAGAAAAGTCGCATGAAAACTCTTGCTTCGTTTTTGATGATATTTATTGGTCGGAGGGTATGAAAAAAGCCTGGGAAGAGATTAAAGCACATCCGCAAGTAACCATTAGTCTCGATTTCTTCCAGTTAGGCATCGTTTTCTTTAGAAAGAATCAGCCTAAACAGAGCTTTGTACTTAGAGGCTAA